A single Desulfomonilia bacterium DNA region contains:
- a CDS encoding type II toxin-antitoxin system RnlA family toxin, with amino-acid sequence MPFKKLIIPKKDEIVRAVSEMPDVKACSDLRQIGNQHRLEVTPVEGNISYVDFYFNKGGDVTIQPKVGPNPEFSAKVAQHVKDTLCCSAEALKKTASLPNFKEEDCATLIQFLREELGLTVAMSTHPLHLSYTLSSDRDGKVTLNYYSSTKKLVVQGAACSLKFQVNNAIAEICPEVSDALILWMTDAYDVKMTKEDVERELSSLLPISFSHIQGKLIEILKPGIVYLRMSLPKGVNDYSSFVYPGFRALEGALKIVFQKQNPATEFRCEPLSGRFDERGGRYILNGQYGPAFSDVTLVSAINEAYTFFKNNRHSVFHVDDSIETSRLIETKEKADELFRYSLIHIEKIISEAVKRFG; translated from the coding sequence GTGCCATTCAAAAAACTGATAATACCCAAAAAGGATGAGATTGTTCGGGCTGTATCAGAAATGCCCGATGTCAAGGCCTGTAGCGATTTGCGTCAAATTGGCAATCAGCACCGCCTTGAAGTTACTCCTGTTGAGGGGAATATCTCATACGTTGATTTTTATTTCAATAAGGGTGGGGATGTTACCATCCAGCCCAAGGTTGGCCCCAACCCTGAATTTTCTGCGAAGGTTGCTCAGCACGTAAAGGACACACTTTGTTGTTCGGCGGAAGCTCTAAAGAAAACTGCTTCTCTTCCAAATTTCAAGGAAGAGGATTGTGCCACCCTTATTCAGTTTCTTCGAGAAGAGCTTGGGTTAACAGTAGCCATGTCCACACACCCTCTTCATCTTTCCTATACACTCTCAAGTGATAGGGACGGTAAGGTGACCCTAAATTATTACTCTTCCACTAAGAAGCTTGTTGTTCAGGGTGCGGCTTGCTCTCTTAAATTCCAGGTCAATAACGCTATTGCTGAAATCTGTCCTGAAGTAAGTGATGCCTTAATTCTGTGGATGACTGATGCTTACGACGTAAAGATGACAAAAGAAGATGTTGAAAGGGAGCTTTCAAGCCTTTTGCCAATTTCTTTTTCCCATATCCAAGGCAAATTGATTGAGATTTTGAAACCGGGAATTGTTTACCTTAGGATGTCTCTTCCCAAAGGTGTGAATGACTATTCTTCTTTTGTTTACCCTGGTTTTAGAGCTCTTGAAGGAGCTTTGAAAATTGTGTTTCAAAAGCAGAATCCTGCTACTGAATTTCGATGCGAACCTTTATCTGGACGTTTTGATGAAAGAGGTGGACGATACATATTAAACGGTCAGTATGGGCCTGCTTTTTCTGATGTTACACTTGTTTCAGCAATCAATGAAGCATATACCTTTTTTAAGAATAATCGGCATTCTGTTTTTCATGTAGATGATTCAATTGAAACCTCGCGACTTATTGAAACCAAGGAAAAGGCCGATGAGTTGTTCAGGTATTCTTTAATTCATATCGAGAAAATTATTTCTGAGGCAGTTAAGCGATTTGGATAA
- a CDS encoding type II toxin-antitoxin system Phd/YefM family antitoxin encodes MKRINLNKDVRPLSEFRAKASSLVKQVHDTRRPLVITHRGRSAAVLLDVDEYENLIDRIETLQEINLAEKQIAEGKGVSHSEAKKRIIEALKK; translated from the coding sequence ATGAAGCGCATAAATCTCAACAAGGACGTCCGCCCACTTTCTGAATTTCGCGCTAAGGCTTCAAGCCTTGTAAAACAAGTCCATGATACCAGGCGCCCCCTTGTAATAACTCATCGAGGTCGCAGCGCAGCAGTTTTACTAGATGTTGATGAATATGAGAATCTGATCGATAGAATTGAAACTCTTCAAGAGATAAATCTCGCGGAGAAGCAAATTGCAGAAGGCAAAGGCGTTTCTCATTCTGAGGCAAAGAAAAGAATTATTGAGGCGCTGAAGAAATGA
- a CDS encoding type II toxin-antitoxin system Phd/YefM family antitoxin, which produces MTNPTDIKPISYLKARAADLFKHINETHRPVIITQNGEARAVLQDPESYEAMRNTIGILKLIAMGEEDIRNDNLISNDDLFANIEKQITSND; this is translated from the coding sequence ATGACCAATCCAACTGATATCAAGCCAATTTCATATCTAAAGGCTCGCGCAGCCGATCTGTTTAAGCATATAAATGAAACTCATCGTCCAGTGATCATCACTCAAAATGGCGAAGCCAGGGCGGTTTTACAAGACCCTGAATCTTATGAAGCAATGCGCAATACCATTGGGATTTTAAAATTAATCGCAATGGGTGAAGAAGATATTCGGAATGATAATTTAATCAGCAATGACGATCTTTTTGCAAACATCGAAAAGCAAATAACTTCAAATGACTAA